A genomic window from Streptomyces sp. 846.5 includes:
- a CDS encoding GNAT family N-acetyltransferase, with translation MISTQRLHLPAVSPTAALDLAYGGGGGWWWLGDGPGEGTRAMAGAVARADEVGWHRPPWGLYAITRRDDGYAIGSIGFHGPPHADGTVEIGYDLVPEARGAGHATEAVHALTSFAFAHPAVRSVLALTTPDNTASQRVLARSGFTRAEEDPDGLRRYRVDR, from the coding sequence GTGATCAGCACCCAGCGACTTCACCTCCCCGCCGTCAGTCCCACGGCGGCGCTGGACCTCGCCTACGGGGGCGGTGGCGGCTGGTGGTGGCTCGGGGACGGCCCCGGCGAGGGGACCCGGGCGATGGCGGGCGCGGTCGCCCGCGCCGACGAGGTGGGCTGGCACCGGCCGCCGTGGGGGCTGTACGCGATCACCCGGCGCGACGACGGCTACGCCATCGGCAGCATCGGTTTCCACGGACCGCCCCATGCCGACGGGACCGTGGAGATCGGCTACGACCTGGTCCCGGAGGCCCGTGGGGCCGGACACGCCACCGAGGCCGTGCACGCGCTCACCTCGTTCGCCTTCGCCCACCCCGCCGTCCGCAGCGTGCTGGCCCTCACCACACCCGACAACACCGCCTCCCAGCGGGTGCTGGCCCGCAGCGGCTTCACCCGCGCCGAGGAGGACCCGGACGGGCTGCGCCGATATCGGGTCGACAGGTGA